Proteins from a single region of Gasterosteus aculeatus chromosome Y, fGasAcu3.hap1.1, whole genome shotgun sequence:
- the LOC120812421 gene encoding protein lin-54 homolog isoform X4 → MAGLDSAHSKPGSSNACSPPDDRSVPAWTASPSDAGLPEVLSPPPHPHQEAVQPGALDSGTLRFHCPYQLTYSGFLQEPQPSQYHLLTAPAPGPWFQEGMTEFTSHVTQPGFCDAAGDGGGLLLNPCEQMPVYHTLTSTQRKDMRALGIPSQTRCSLYEENRDEPPQAPPARSAGTLCEIKSRKPCHCTRSQCLKLYCECFSNGVMCRNCDCSNCHNDAEHEAKRLQAIMSCLGRNPDAFRSKTTGGMKAGDKGCCCKRSGCLKNYCECYEANIMCTSSCKCLGCRNYEEASDVAPREKNADVGSKRGLARPACALRSPESVITAAVVEAVCGCLLARAEEAEGEARGGVQGELRVLEEFGHCLAQIVQAAFKSDEH, encoded by the exons ATGGCAGGACTGGACTCCGCTCACAGCAAACCGGGTTCTTCGAATGCCTGCAGCCCCCCGGATGACCGCAGCGTCCCCGCGTGGACCGCATCCCCTTCAGATGCCGGCCTGCCTGAggtcctttctcctcctcctcatcctcaccagGAGGCTGTCCAGCCAGGCGCCCTGGACTCCGGCACTTTAAG GTTCCACTGTCCCTATCAGCTGACCTACTCAGGATTCCTCCAGGAGCCACAACCCAGTCAGTATCACCTCCTCACTGC CCCGGCGCCTGGTCCGTGGTTTCAGGAGGGAATGACTGAATTCACATCCCACGTCACGCAGCCC GGCTTCTGTGATGCTgctggggatggaggggggctgCTGCTTAACCCCTGCGAGCAAATGCCTGTATATCACACCCTGACCTCCACTCAAAGGAAAG ATATGAGAGCGTTGGGGATTCCCAGCCAG ACGAGATGTTCCCTGTATGAGGAGAACCGAGATGAGCCGCCTCAAGCCCCTCCAGCACG AAGCGCTGGCACTTTGTGTGAGATCAAATCCAGGAAACCCTGCCACTGCACCCGATCCCAGTGCCTCAAACT ATACTGCGAGTGTTTCTCCAATGGAGTGATGTGCAGAAACTGTGACTGCTCCAACTGCCACAACGATGCAGAGCATGAAGCGAAGCGCCTCCAGGCGATTATG TCGTGTTTAGGTCGTAACCCGGATGCCTTCAGGTCGAAGACGACCGGCGGGATGAAAGCAGGAGACAAAGGCTGCTGCTGCAAACGCTCCGGCTGCCTCAAGAACTACTGCGAGTGCTACGag GCCAACATCATGTGCACCTCCAGCTGCAAGTGTCTCGGCTGCAGAAACTACGAGGAGGCGTCCGACGTGGCGCCCCGAGAGAAGAACGCCGACGTCGGCAGCAA GAGGGGGCTCGCCCGTCCCGCGTGTGCGCTCAGATCGCCTGAGTCGGTGATCACTGCGGCCGTGGTGGAGGCCGTGTGCGGCTGCCTGCTGGCCAGGGCTGAGGAGGCGGAGGGCGAGGCCCGGGGCGGCGTGCAGGGCGAGCTGCGGGTGCTGGAGGAGTTCGGACACTGTCTCGCACAGATCGTCCAGGCCGCGTTTAAGAGCGACGAGCACTAA
- the LOC120812422 gene encoding histone H2A-like — protein MSGRGKTGGKARAKAKTRSSRAGLQFPVGRVHRHLRKGNYAQRVGAGAPVYLAAVLEYLTAEILELAGNAARDNKKTRIIPRHLQLAVRNDEELNKLLGGVTIAQGGVLPNIQAVLLPKKTEKPAKK, from the coding sequence ATGAGCGGCAGAGGCAAAACCGGCGGCAAAGCCAGAGCGAAGGCCAAGACCCGCTCCTCCCGAGCCGGGCTCCAGTTCCCGGTCGGTCGCGTCCACAGGcatctgcgcaaagggaactaCGCGCAGCGTGTGggcgcaggagcccccgtctacctggcggccgtgctggagtacctgaccgccgagatcctggagctggccggaaacgccgcccgcgacaacaagaagacccgcatcatcccgcgtcacctgcagctggctgtccgcaacgacgaggagctcaacaagctgctgggcggagtgaccatcgctcagggcggcgtgctgcccaacatccaggcggtgctgctgcccaagaagaccgagaagcccgccaagaagtaG
- the LOC120812421 gene encoding protein lin-54 homolog isoform X1, with protein MAGLDSAHSKPGSSNACSPPDDRSVPAWTASPSDAGLPEVLSPPPHPHQEAVQPGALDSGTLRFHCPYQLTYSGFLQEPQPSQYHLLTAPAPGPWFQEGMTEFTSHVTQPGFCDAAGDGGGLLLNPCEQMPVYHTLTSTQRKGDVEDMRALGIPSQQTRCSLYEENRDEPPQAPPARSAGTLCEIKSRKPCHCTRSQCLKLYCECFSNGVMCRNCDCSNCHNDAEHEAKRLQAIMSCLGRNPDAFRSKTTGGMKAGDKGCCCKRSGCLKNYCECYEANIMCTSSCKCLGCRNYEEASDVAPREKNADVGSKRGLARPACALRSPESVITAAVVEAVCGCLLARAEEAEGEARGGVQGELRVLEEFGHCLAQIVQAAFKSDEH; from the exons ATGGCAGGACTGGACTCCGCTCACAGCAAACCGGGTTCTTCGAATGCCTGCAGCCCCCCGGATGACCGCAGCGTCCCCGCGTGGACCGCATCCCCTTCAGATGCCGGCCTGCCTGAggtcctttctcctcctcctcatcctcaccagGAGGCTGTCCAGCCAGGCGCCCTGGACTCCGGCACTTTAAG GTTCCACTGTCCCTATCAGCTGACCTACTCAGGATTCCTCCAGGAGCCACAACCCAGTCAGTATCACCTCCTCACTGC CCCGGCGCCTGGTCCGTGGTTTCAGGAGGGAATGACTGAATTCACATCCCACGTCACGCAGCCC GGCTTCTGTGATGCTgctggggatggaggggggctgCTGCTTAACCCCTGCGAGCAAATGCCTGTATATCACACCCTGACCTCCACTCAAAGGAAAGGTGACGTAGAAG ATATGAGAGCGTTGGGGATTCCCAGCCAG CAGACGAGATGTTCCCTGTATGAGGAGAACCGAGATGAGCCGCCTCAAGCCCCTCCAGCACG AAGCGCTGGCACTTTGTGTGAGATCAAATCCAGGAAACCCTGCCACTGCACCCGATCCCAGTGCCTCAAACT ATACTGCGAGTGTTTCTCCAATGGAGTGATGTGCAGAAACTGTGACTGCTCCAACTGCCACAACGATGCAGAGCATGAAGCGAAGCGCCTCCAGGCGATTATG TCGTGTTTAGGTCGTAACCCGGATGCCTTCAGGTCGAAGACGACCGGCGGGATGAAAGCAGGAGACAAAGGCTGCTGCTGCAAACGCTCCGGCTGCCTCAAGAACTACTGCGAGTGCTACGag GCCAACATCATGTGCACCTCCAGCTGCAAGTGTCTCGGCTGCAGAAACTACGAGGAGGCGTCCGACGTGGCGCCCCGAGAGAAGAACGCCGACGTCGGCAGCAA GAGGGGGCTCGCCCGTCCCGCGTGTGCGCTCAGATCGCCTGAGTCGGTGATCACTGCGGCCGTGGTGGAGGCCGTGTGCGGCTGCCTGCTGGCCAGGGCTGAGGAGGCGGAGGGCGAGGCCCGGGGCGGCGTGCAGGGCGAGCTGCGGGTGCTGGAGGAGTTCGGACACTGTCTCGCACAGATCGTCCAGGCCGCGTTTAAGAGCGACGAGCACTAA
- the LOC120812421 gene encoding protein lin-54 homolog isoform X3, translated as MAGLDSAHSKPGSSNACSPPDDRSVPAWTASPSDAGLPEVLSPPPHPHQEAVQPGALDSGTLRFHCPYQLTYSGFLQEPQPSQYHLLTAPAPGPWFQEGMTEFTSHVTQPGFCDAAGDGGGLLLNPCEQMPVYHTLTSTQRKDMRALGIPSQQTRCSLYEENRDEPPQAPPARSAGTLCEIKSRKPCHCTRSQCLKLYCECFSNGVMCRNCDCSNCHNDAEHEAKRLQAIMSCLGRNPDAFRSKTTGGMKAGDKGCCCKRSGCLKNYCECYEANIMCTSSCKCLGCRNYEEASDVAPREKNADVGSKRGLARPACALRSPESVITAAVVEAVCGCLLARAEEAEGEARGGVQGELRVLEEFGHCLAQIVQAAFKSDEH; from the exons ATGGCAGGACTGGACTCCGCTCACAGCAAACCGGGTTCTTCGAATGCCTGCAGCCCCCCGGATGACCGCAGCGTCCCCGCGTGGACCGCATCCCCTTCAGATGCCGGCCTGCCTGAggtcctttctcctcctcctcatcctcaccagGAGGCTGTCCAGCCAGGCGCCCTGGACTCCGGCACTTTAAG GTTCCACTGTCCCTATCAGCTGACCTACTCAGGATTCCTCCAGGAGCCACAACCCAGTCAGTATCACCTCCTCACTGC CCCGGCGCCTGGTCCGTGGTTTCAGGAGGGAATGACTGAATTCACATCCCACGTCACGCAGCCC GGCTTCTGTGATGCTgctggggatggaggggggctgCTGCTTAACCCCTGCGAGCAAATGCCTGTATATCACACCCTGACCTCCACTCAAAGGAAAG ATATGAGAGCGTTGGGGATTCCCAGCCAG CAGACGAGATGTTCCCTGTATGAGGAGAACCGAGATGAGCCGCCTCAAGCCCCTCCAGCACG AAGCGCTGGCACTTTGTGTGAGATCAAATCCAGGAAACCCTGCCACTGCACCCGATCCCAGTGCCTCAAACT ATACTGCGAGTGTTTCTCCAATGGAGTGATGTGCAGAAACTGTGACTGCTCCAACTGCCACAACGATGCAGAGCATGAAGCGAAGCGCCTCCAGGCGATTATG TCGTGTTTAGGTCGTAACCCGGATGCCTTCAGGTCGAAGACGACCGGCGGGATGAAAGCAGGAGACAAAGGCTGCTGCTGCAAACGCTCCGGCTGCCTCAAGAACTACTGCGAGTGCTACGag GCCAACATCATGTGCACCTCCAGCTGCAAGTGTCTCGGCTGCAGAAACTACGAGGAGGCGTCCGACGTGGCGCCCCGAGAGAAGAACGCCGACGTCGGCAGCAA GAGGGGGCTCGCCCGTCCCGCGTGTGCGCTCAGATCGCCTGAGTCGGTGATCACTGCGGCCGTGGTGGAGGCCGTGTGCGGCTGCCTGCTGGCCAGGGCTGAGGAGGCGGAGGGCGAGGCCCGGGGCGGCGTGCAGGGCGAGCTGCGGGTGCTGGAGGAGTTCGGACACTGTCTCGCACAGATCGTCCAGGCCGCGTTTAAGAGCGACGAGCACTAA
- the LOC120812421 gene encoding protein lin-54 homolog isoform X2 → MAGLDSAHSKPGSSNACSPPDDRSVPAWTASPSDAGLPEVLSPPPHPHQEAVQPGALDSGTLRFHCPYQLTYSGFLQEPQPSQYHLLTAPAPGPWFQEGMTEFTSHVTQPGFCDAAGDGGGLLLNPCEQMPVYHTLTSTQRKGDVEDMRALGIPSQTRCSLYEENRDEPPQAPPARSAGTLCEIKSRKPCHCTRSQCLKLYCECFSNGVMCRNCDCSNCHNDAEHEAKRLQAIMSCLGRNPDAFRSKTTGGMKAGDKGCCCKRSGCLKNYCECYEANIMCTSSCKCLGCRNYEEASDVAPREKNADVGSKRGLARPACALRSPESVITAAVVEAVCGCLLARAEEAEGEARGGVQGELRVLEEFGHCLAQIVQAAFKSDEH, encoded by the exons ATGGCAGGACTGGACTCCGCTCACAGCAAACCGGGTTCTTCGAATGCCTGCAGCCCCCCGGATGACCGCAGCGTCCCCGCGTGGACCGCATCCCCTTCAGATGCCGGCCTGCCTGAggtcctttctcctcctcctcatcctcaccagGAGGCTGTCCAGCCAGGCGCCCTGGACTCCGGCACTTTAAG GTTCCACTGTCCCTATCAGCTGACCTACTCAGGATTCCTCCAGGAGCCACAACCCAGTCAGTATCACCTCCTCACTGC CCCGGCGCCTGGTCCGTGGTTTCAGGAGGGAATGACTGAATTCACATCCCACGTCACGCAGCCC GGCTTCTGTGATGCTgctggggatggaggggggctgCTGCTTAACCCCTGCGAGCAAATGCCTGTATATCACACCCTGACCTCCACTCAAAGGAAAGGTGACGTAGAAG ATATGAGAGCGTTGGGGATTCCCAGCCAG ACGAGATGTTCCCTGTATGAGGAGAACCGAGATGAGCCGCCTCAAGCCCCTCCAGCACG AAGCGCTGGCACTTTGTGTGAGATCAAATCCAGGAAACCCTGCCACTGCACCCGATCCCAGTGCCTCAAACT ATACTGCGAGTGTTTCTCCAATGGAGTGATGTGCAGAAACTGTGACTGCTCCAACTGCCACAACGATGCAGAGCATGAAGCGAAGCGCCTCCAGGCGATTATG TCGTGTTTAGGTCGTAACCCGGATGCCTTCAGGTCGAAGACGACCGGCGGGATGAAAGCAGGAGACAAAGGCTGCTGCTGCAAACGCTCCGGCTGCCTCAAGAACTACTGCGAGTGCTACGag GCCAACATCATGTGCACCTCCAGCTGCAAGTGTCTCGGCTGCAGAAACTACGAGGAGGCGTCCGACGTGGCGCCCCGAGAGAAGAACGCCGACGTCGGCAGCAA GAGGGGGCTCGCCCGTCCCGCGTGTGCGCTCAGATCGCCTGAGTCGGTGATCACTGCGGCCGTGGTGGAGGCCGTGTGCGGCTGCCTGCTGGCCAGGGCTGAGGAGGCGGAGGGCGAGGCCCGGGGCGGCGTGCAGGGCGAGCTGCGGGTGCTGGAGGAGTTCGGACACTGTCTCGCACAGATCGTCCAGGCCGCGTTTAAGAGCGACGAGCACTAA